In Sinorhizobium numidicum, the following proteins share a genomic window:
- a CDS encoding CopG family ribbon-helix-helix protein has product METKVVTAHVPLPLAEKVDQIAARLERSRGWIVKQALAAWIDQEEERRRMTLEALADVDSGRVIDHQSVQAWADSLDSDKPRPLPL; this is encoded by the coding sequence ATGGAAACGAAGGTAGTGACAGCGCACGTGCCCCTGCCGCTCGCCGAAAAAGTCGATCAGATCGCGGCTCGACTTGAGCGTTCGCGCGGTTGGATCGTGAAGCAAGCGCTGGCGGCCTGGATCGACCAGGAAGAGGAACGCCGGCGCATGACTCTGGAGGCGCTCGCTGACGTGGACAGTGGCCGGGTGATTGACCATCAGTCCGTGCAGGCGTGGGCCGACAGTCTCGACAGCGACAAGCCGCGGCCGCTACCGCTGTGA
- a CDS encoding type II toxin-antitoxin system VapC family toxin — MVIDTSAIVAIAFNEPEAESYEQKVVDAPRRFISAATVLELAIVIEARLGEAGAAELDLWLYKAGVEIVAVDAEQIAVARRAWRSYGKGRHPAGLNYGDCFSYALAKTRNEPLLFKGDDFSRTDMQAA, encoded by the coding sequence ATGGTCATCGACACCTCCGCCATCGTCGCGATCGCATTCAATGAGCCGGAAGCGGAAAGCTACGAGCAAAAAGTCGTCGACGCTCCACGGCGCTTCATCTCGGCCGCGACAGTCCTTGAACTGGCAATCGTCATCGAGGCGCGCCTCGGCGAGGCAGGTGCCGCCGAGCTCGATCTATGGCTCTACAAGGCGGGCGTCGAAATCGTCGCCGTCGACGCGGAGCAGATCGCCGTCGCAAGGCGAGCCTGGCGCAGCTACGGCAAAGGCCGACATCCGGCAGGTCTGAATTATGGAGACTGTTTCTCCTATGCGCTGGCCAAGACGCGCAACGAACCGCTGCTCTTCAAAGGTGATGATTTCTCACGCACCGACATGCAGGCGGCATGA
- a CDS encoding type II toxin-antitoxin system VapB family antitoxin, producing the protein MALSIKDLETERLAKALAEKTGETITMATRRALEERLRRLANTGNRDVLLEELAASRRRWAKLPVLDNRSADEILGYDENGLPN; encoded by the coding sequence ATGGCGCTCAGCATTAAAGATCTAGAGACGGAACGCCTGGCAAAGGCACTGGCCGAGAAGACTGGTGAAACTATTACCATGGCGACCCGCCGCGCACTGGAAGAGCGGCTGCGGCGTCTCGCAAACACGGGAAATCGCGATGTTCTTCTCGAGGAGCTTGCCGCCAGCCGTCGACGCTGGGCGAAGCTGCCGGTGCTCGACAACCGCTCTGCCGATGAGATTTTGGGGTATGACGAAAACGGGCTCCCCAACTGA
- a CDS encoding type II toxin-antitoxin system prevent-host-death family antitoxin: MTTKTVSTVEFIRHFGRYHDEAMREPITLTKHGRASVVVVPVDLFERITKGADPRRVYRTSETPQELSDMILSELDKRLARVSDEPQND; this comes from the coding sequence ATGACCACCAAGACCGTTTCCACCGTCGAATTTATTCGGCATTTCGGGCGCTACCATGACGAGGCCATGCGCGAGCCCATCACCCTTACCAAGCACGGCCGCGCCTCCGTTGTCGTCGTGCCCGTCGATCTTTTCGAGCGCATCACCAAGGGAGCGGATCCGCGCAGGGTCTACCGGACGAGCGAAACGCCGCAAGAACTCAGCGACATGATTCTGTCCGAATTGGACAAGCGCTTGGCTCGCGTTTCCGATGAGCCGCAGAATGACTAA
- a CDS encoding type II toxin-antitoxin system ParD family antitoxin, producing the protein MPIFANAAMVFRMSTMNISLPDHLKSFVDEQVAGRGYGTSSEYIRELIRRDQDRLALRRLLLDGASSAPTEPVDAEYFTGLRDRVRGQRRT; encoded by the coding sequence TTGCCAATTTTTGCCAACGCCGCTATGGTCTTTCGCATGAGCACAATGAACATTTCCTTGCCGGACCATCTCAAGAGCTTCGTCGATGAGCAAGTCGCCGGACGGGGCTATGGGACAAGTAGTGAGTATATTCGGGAGTTGATACGTCGAGATCAGGATCGCCTCGCGTTACGCAGGCTGTTGCTTGACGGAGCCTCGTCCGCACCAACTGAGCCGGTCGATGCGGAATATTTCACCGGTCTGCGTGATCGAGTTCGTGGTCAGCGCAGAACGTGA
- a CDS encoding type II toxin-antitoxin system RelE/ParE family toxin produces MNDKTIIPRELGRSDVEVAIDYYVREAGTEIALGFIDALQEAYSLIASHPESGSLRYAYELGLPDLRSVSLRRYPYLVFYRDQPDHVDVWRVLHAKRDIPQWTQEPNSH; encoded by the coding sequence GTGAACGATAAGACCATTATTCCCCGGGAGTTGGGTCGCAGCGACGTCGAGGTGGCCATCGACTATTATGTACGCGAAGCAGGAACCGAGATCGCGCTCGGCTTTATCGACGCTCTTCAAGAGGCGTACTCTTTGATCGCAAGCCATCCGGAGTCCGGGTCGTTGCGGTATGCATACGAGTTGGGATTGCCTGACCTGCGGAGTGTCTCTCTGAGGCGATATCCCTATCTCGTTTTCTATCGCGACCAGCCAGATCATGTCGACGTGTGGCGCGTGCTACATGCCAAGCGGGACATTCCGCAGTGGACGCAGGAGCCGAACAGTCACTGA
- a CDS encoding DUF1330 domain-containing protein, with amino-acid sequence MTAYVHVNLRIKNPARQAALAPRFQAALQAAGGRILHFGPVAQLLEGDVTPLPMAGIFEFATLADALAFYQSSEYAPIKVERDAAQEARMFVVDAG; translated from the coding sequence ATGACGGCCTATGTCCACGTTAATCTGCGTATCAAAAATCCGGCCAGGCAAGCCGCATTGGCGCCGCGCTTTCAGGCAGCGCTACAGGCAGCGGGAGGCCGCATCCTCCACTTTGGGCCGGTGGCCCAGCTGCTGGAAGGGGACGTGACGCCATTGCCTATGGCCGGCATCTTCGAATTCGCGACCCTCGCCGACGCGCTGGCGTTTTATCAGTCATCGGAGTACGCGCCGATCAAGGTTGAGCGCGACGCGGCGCAGGAAGCACGCATGTTTGTTGTCGACGCGGGCTAA
- a CDS encoding MarR family winged helix-turn-helix transcriptional regulator, translating into MTEAFDFYRRVETECPAFQARVTARALTRYYNACFRPLGITAEQFSLLVGIGGSHEPTLAELAARAGVDATTLSRSVKSLERSNLVRNHGGRGRAGKRLVLTDEGRRLMDESMAAWERARTRLAEALGEEASRVAASVMSRLAVAAQAATSTAGATCDGAE; encoded by the coding sequence ATGACAGAGGCTTTTGATTTCTATCGCCGCGTCGAAACCGAGTGCCCGGCCTTCCAGGCCCGGGTCACGGCGCGAGCGCTCACGCGCTACTACAATGCCTGCTTTCGGCCCCTGGGGATCACCGCAGAGCAGTTCAGCCTTCTGGTGGGGATTGGAGGCAGCCACGAGCCAACGCTCGCTGAACTGGCGGCGCGCGCCGGGGTCGACGCCACCACTCTCAGCCGCAGCGTAAAGAGCCTCGAACGGAGCAATCTCGTGCGCAATCATGGAGGGCGAGGCCGGGCCGGCAAACGCTTGGTGCTTACCGACGAGGGCCGCCGGTTGATGGACGAGTCCATGGCCGCCTGGGAGCGCGCCCGCACCCGGTTGGCTGAGGCTCTTGGCGAGGAGGCATCGCGTGTTGCGGCGAGCGTCATGTCCCGGCTTGCTGTCGCCGCGCAGGCTGCGACCTCGACGGCCGGGGCGACCTGCGATGGGGCGGAATGA
- a CDS encoding alpha/beta hydrolase, translating into MTWRYQLIAGAEPARAPLVLLHGSGRDEQDMVPLAAKFAPGSTAVAVRGAIPWERGYAFFRRFEDRSIDEASVLEQGHSLAEFINDVGVRYGFQKPPILIGFSNGAIMAAALIQLYPDLMGAAVLLRPLSPFATPHRERLPGTPVLIIDGSDDERRTPGDGLRLAKTLEHAGAVTRHHVLNAGHSIGPEDCAFVRDWLVSRR; encoded by the coding sequence ATGACCTGGCGGTATCAGTTGATAGCAGGCGCCGAACCGGCGCGAGCGCCACTCGTGCTTCTGCACGGTTCCGGCCGCGACGAACAGGACATGGTGCCGCTTGCGGCCAAATTCGCTCCGGGGTCGACGGCGGTCGCGGTACGCGGTGCGATTCCGTGGGAACGTGGCTATGCTTTCTTCCGTCGGTTCGAGGATCGATCGATCGACGAAGCAAGCGTTCTCGAGCAGGGGCACTCGCTCGCAGAGTTTATTAACGATGTGGGAGTGCGCTATGGCTTCCAGAAGCCTCCGATCCTGATTGGCTTTTCGAACGGCGCAATCATGGCAGCGGCGTTGATTCAGCTCTACCCGGACCTGATGGGCGCAGCGGTGCTTCTGCGCCCGCTGTCACCGTTCGCGACCCCTCACCGGGAGCGCCTTCCGGGCACCCCCGTGCTCATTATCGATGGCAGCGACGACGAGCGTCGGACACCAGGCGACGGCCTCCGCTTGGCTAAGACCCTGGAGCACGCTGGTGCCGTTACGAGGCACCATGTTCTCAACGCAGGACACAGCATAGGGCCGGAGGATTGCGCGTTCGTTCGGGATTGGCTGGTATCCCGCCGGTGA
- a CDS encoding class I SAM-dependent methyltransferase, producing MKESRHNSSILAFQQKRGKDSVAFFLPFLGPDMTVLDIGCGPGTITAALASVVANVIGLDLEPKAIEAAKQLARGCERANLSFIEADMTALPFDSDTVDAVFFHAVLYHQSQEVLTRTLAEARRVLKPGGLLATRDADAGGNVLYPESQGLCTALDLWQRWYEHADPEAPRFGRRQASVLRAHGFVPIWSGASYVNHSEDAFARNETVADARRSLLGLGSELVTKGLAEDAEIQAALAAWDCWGSDPDSVYFRCRCECVARKTDQLDTSGRPGV from the coding sequence ATGAAGGAATCGCGTCACAACAGCTCCATCCTCGCATTCCAACAGAAGCGGGGTAAGGACTCGGTCGCCTTTTTCCTGCCGTTCCTCGGTCCAGACATGACGGTCCTGGACATTGGTTGCGGTCCTGGAACGATTACAGCTGCCTTGGCCAGCGTTGTGGCGAATGTGATTGGACTAGACCTGGAACCCAAAGCAATTGAAGCGGCCAAGCAACTCGCGCGTGGTTGTGAGCGCGCGAACTTGAGCTTCATCGAAGCGGACATGACCGCGCTGCCGTTTGACAGCGACACAGTCGACGCGGTGTTCTTTCATGCCGTCCTCTATCACCAGAGTCAGGAGGTACTGACAAGAACACTCGCCGAGGCAAGAAGAGTGCTGAAGCCAGGTGGGCTGCTCGCGACGCGCGATGCCGATGCAGGCGGTAACGTTCTTTATCCCGAGTCTCAAGGACTTTGCACCGCGCTCGACCTCTGGCAGAGGTGGTACGAACATGCCGATCCGGAAGCTCCCAGATTTGGCCGCCGCCAGGCTTCGGTACTTCGCGCACATGGTTTTGTTCCGATCTGGAGCGGGGCGAGTTATGTGAACCACAGCGAAGACGCGTTCGCTCGCAACGAGACGGTGGCGGATGCGCGGCGAAGCCTTCTCGGTCTCGGGTCCGAGCTTGTCACTAAGGGGCTGGCTGAAGACGCCGAAATCCAGGCAGCACTCGCCGCGTGGGATTGCTGGGGCTCCGATCCGGACTCGGTCTACTTCAGGTGCCGATGCGAATGCGTCGCCCGCAAGACTGATCAACTCGACACAAGCGGAAGGCCTGGCGTATGA
- a CDS encoding adenylate/guanylate cyclase domain-containing protein produces MATARAERRLAAILAADVVGYSRLVEHDEAGTLSALKVLRRDVIDPLLAEHQGRIVKLMGDGALVEFGSVVDAVACAVAIQTGVAENQADIPTERRIIFRIGVNLGDVIHEVDGDLYGDGVNIAARLQTLADPGGICISGTAYDHLQGKLDCDYEYLGERALKNMGRPVRLYRPLLEGSTARTASPRRALPDRPSIAVLPFNAMSADPEQDFFSDGLTEDITTALSKLKGFFVIARNTMFTYKGKPVDVRAIGREQCPQVRQPREGDRAAHRCGLRSPSLGREVRRRPRRHLRHSGRNHRKRRRPHRAGTPGGRACPRKPQAASWP; encoded by the coding sequence ATGGCAACTGCAAGAGCGGAGCGGCGGCTGGCCGCGATCCTGGCCGCTGACGTCGTCGGCTATTCCCGCCTCGTCGAACATGACGAGGCTGGGACGTTGTCGGCCCTGAAGGTTCTGCGCCGGGATGTGATCGATCCGCTGCTGGCCGAGCATCAGGGCCGTATTGTCAAGCTGATGGGCGACGGTGCGCTCGTGGAGTTCGGCTCGGTCGTCGATGCCGTCGCGTGCGCGGTCGCCATCCAGACGGGCGTTGCCGAGAACCAGGCCGATATCCCAACGGAGCGACGCATCATCTTCCGGATCGGCGTCAATCTCGGTGATGTGATCCACGAGGTTGATGGGGATCTCTACGGCGATGGCGTCAACATCGCGGCCCGCCTCCAGACCCTGGCAGATCCAGGCGGCATTTGCATTTCCGGCACGGCGTACGATCACCTCCAGGGCAAGCTTGACTGCGACTACGAGTACCTCGGCGAACGCGCGCTCAAGAACATGGGGCGGCCGGTGCGACTGTACCGCCCCCTTCTGGAAGGGTCGACCGCACGAACGGCATCGCCCAGGCGCGCACTTCCGGACCGACCATCCATTGCCGTGCTGCCGTTCAACGCCATGAGCGCCGACCCGGAGCAGGACTTCTTCAGCGATGGGCTCACCGAGGACATCACCACCGCGCTATCCAAGCTCAAGGGCTTCTTCGTGATCGCCCGCAACACGATGTTCACCTACAAGGGAAAGCCCGTGGATGTGCGCGCCATCGGGCGCGAGCAGTGTCCGCAAGTCCGGCAACCGCGTGAGGGTGACCGCGCAGCTCATCGATGCGGCCTCCGAAGTCCATCTCTGGGCCGAGAGGTACGACGGCGACCTCGGCGACATCTTCGTCATTCAGGACGAAATCACCGCAAGCGTCGTCGGCCGCATCGGGCCGGAACTCCTGGCGGCAGAGCATGCCCGCGAAAGCCCCAAGCCGCATCATGGCCTTGA
- a CDS encoding IS1182 family transposase yields MMGCQAVPAQLFYDFCLDEHVPADHLLRGIDRHLDLDSVRAQLKPFYSNTGRPSVDPELMMRMLIIGYSMGIRSERRLCEEVHLNLAYRWFCRLGLDGKVPDHSSFSKNRHGRFRQSDILRHMFETVVERCLAQGLVGAEGFAVDASLIAADANKQRSVPGTEWKAEDDAGRSVQEYLAVLDDAAFGAASPVTPKFISQSDPAAQWTGAHKGHAFFAYATNYLIDTDHGIILDVEATRAIRQAEVGASRTMIDRTENRFGLTPGYLAADSAYGSADNLAWLVKEKDIAPHIPVFDKSNRTDGTFSRSDFTWDGEGDRYICPAGKELVQFRRTYATPRSGITSEGTRLYRASKKDCDVCDLKQRCCPNAVARKVPRDLNEDARDVARAIAATPAYERSRHRRKKVEMLFAHLKRILRMARLRLRGPCGARDEFLLAATAQNLRRLAKLRPQRPPHGVIAA; encoded by the coding sequence ATGATGGGATGTCAGGCGGTTCCGGCGCAGCTCTTCTACGACTTCTGCCTCGATGAACATGTCCCTGCGGATCATCTGCTGCGCGGGATCGATCGTCACCTCGATCTCGATAGCGTTCGAGCACAGTTGAAGCCTTTCTATAGCAACACTGGTCGGCCCTCAGTTGATCCTGAGCTGATGATGCGAATGCTGATCATCGGCTACAGCATGGGTATCCGGTCGGAACGGCGACTTTGCGAGGAGGTCCATCTCAATCTCGCATATCGGTGGTTTTGCCGCCTTGGCCTGGACGGAAAGGTACCGGATCATTCCAGCTTTTCGAAGAACCGTCATGGCCGGTTCCGGCAAAGTGATATCCTCCGGCACATGTTTGAGACTGTGGTGGAACGGTGCCTTGCCCAAGGGCTGGTGGGAGCAGAAGGCTTTGCGGTTGATGCCAGCCTGATCGCGGCGGACGCCAACAAGCAGCGTTCGGTGCCCGGCACTGAATGGAAAGCCGAAGACGATGCTGGCCGCTCGGTTCAGGAGTATTTGGCGGTTCTGGATGACGCTGCTTTTGGCGCTGCCTCGCCGGTGACGCCGAAGTTCATTTCGCAATCCGACCCGGCAGCTCAGTGGACAGGTGCTCATAAGGGGCATGCCTTCTTCGCCTACGCCACCAATTATCTGATCGATACTGATCACGGTATCATTCTTGATGTCGAGGCGACGCGAGCGATCCGTCAGGCGGAGGTCGGAGCATCCCGCACGATGATCGACAGAACCGAGAACCGCTTCGGCTTGACGCCAGGCTATCTGGCAGCCGACAGCGCTTACGGTTCTGCTGACAATCTTGCCTGGCTGGTGAAGGAAAAGGACATCGCGCCGCACATTCCCGTGTTTGATAAATCCAACAGGACGGACGGGACCTTCTCGCGTTCGGACTTCACCTGGGATGGCGAGGGAGATCGCTACATCTGCCCGGCGGGCAAGGAATTGGTTCAGTTCCGCCGCACCTACGCGACGCCCCGATCGGGCATCACCAGTGAAGGCACCCGGCTTTATCGGGCCAGCAAGAAGGACTGTGATGTGTGCGATCTGAAGCAGCGCTGCTGCCCGAATGCAGTTGCTCGCAAGGTGCCGCGTGATCTCAACGAAGATGCCCGCGATGTGGCCAGAGCAATTGCCGCCACACCCGCTTACGAGCGTTCCCGGCATCGCCGCAAGAAGGTCGAGATGCTCTTCGCTCACCTCAAACGCATTCTCCGGATGGCGCGTTTGAGGCTGCGAGGTCCATGTGGTGCGCGAGACGAATTCCTGCTTGCAGCAACCGCCCAGAACCTCAGAAGACTGGCGAAACTCAGACCACAAAGGCCACCACACGGCGTCATTGCCGCATAA
- a CDS encoding nucleoside kinase, translated as MGIKNYLIEGGSGTGKTSVATELERRGYHVVHGDRVLAYVGDPETGQALAGPPKGAHRMVWGYAHWIWRVDKVRAIAADTTHPATFFCGGSRNFHKFLDLFDKVFVLDIDVETLNRRLDGRPNEPGFEPAERALVLRYHHTREHLPAGINIDTAKTVPGVVDDILAKLT; from the coding sequence ATGGGCATCAAGAACTATCTGATCGAAGGCGGTTCCGGCACTGGAAAAACGTCTGTCGCTACCGAACTGGAGCGGCGGGGCTACCATGTCGTCCATGGTGACCGGGTCTTGGCCTATGTTGGCGACCCCGAGACAGGCCAGGCACTCGCAGGACCGCCCAAAGGCGCGCACCGCATGGTTTGGGGATACGCGCACTGGATCTGGCGGGTCGACAAGGTCCGGGCTATTGCTGCCGACACCACCCATCCTGCCACCTTCTTCTGTGGCGGCTCGCGCAATTTCCACAAATTCCTGGACCTATTCGACAAGGTTTTCGTGCTCGACATCGACGTTGAGACGTTGAACCGACGATTAGATGGGCGGCCGAATGAGCCGGGCTTTGAGCCGGCCGAGCGGGCGCTGGTACTCCGCTACCATCACACTCGGGAACATCTTCCTGCCGGCATCAATATCGACACGGCGAAAACCGTCCCAGGTGTCGTCGACGATATCCTCGCTAAACTCACCTGA
- a CDS encoding MFS transporter, whose protein sequence is MTSIVAALRGVGPVFALLFGLQFISMGAMEMSGPFWPIQIKALSPSDGVYGLAGIAVYVCPMLGVSLTSAFWGRMGYRYGNRLMMVRALAGLAITQLLVAFAEDVWTILALRFLQGACAGYIAPAQAYGVELTGGRDRAGLFAWLQVATNVGSLGGAFLGGLILDALPFAAVNLTDGVICAVCAAVAWASLPLPPEGAGGAGPAKATTVSRAPSTGVPVPALLVLMGLLLASRMMLQVPFSLYVSNVYGAQHWITGLSYGLLALGFVVGAPVWARLFERRAPSFVLGCSVLIAAGCLVITGLAGATRVISLFAALYFAWGALLGGTTPVLLALVSAGSRSDRQGSVLGLAQTCQQGASVAGIIAGVVATQRFGLELAFPVVASLYGLSLLVALGLWLKSRQSFDKGELS, encoded by the coding sequence ATGACCAGTATAGTCGCCGCCCTGCGCGGCGTCGGACCCGTCTTCGCGCTGCTTTTCGGCCTGCAATTCATTTCCATGGGCGCCATGGAAATGAGCGGTCCCTTCTGGCCGATCCAGATCAAGGCGTTGAGCCCCTCCGACGGCGTCTACGGCCTCGCGGGAATCGCCGTCTATGTCTGCCCCATGCTCGGCGTGTCGCTGACGAGCGCCTTTTGGGGGCGTATGGGCTACCGCTACGGCAATCGTCTGATGATGGTCCGGGCCTTGGCCGGCCTGGCGATCACGCAACTGCTCGTCGCCTTTGCCGAGGACGTCTGGACCATTCTGGCGCTGCGGTTTCTGCAGGGGGCCTGCGCCGGCTATATCGCCCCGGCCCAGGCCTACGGCGTTGAGCTCACCGGCGGGCGCGATCGCGCCGGCCTCTTCGCCTGGCTCCAGGTGGCCACCAATGTCGGCTCACTCGGCGGCGCTTTCCTCGGCGGTCTCATCCTCGACGCCTTGCCCTTCGCGGCCGTCAACCTCACCGACGGCGTCATCTGCGCGGTCTGCGCCGCTGTCGCCTGGGCGAGCCTGCCGCTACCGCCGGAAGGAGCAGGCGGCGCGGGACCGGCCAAGGCGACAACGGTGTCTCGCGCGCCTTCGACCGGCGTACCCGTGCCCGCACTTCTGGTGTTGATGGGCTTGCTGCTTGCGAGCCGGATGATGCTGCAAGTGCCGTTTTCCCTCTACGTGTCGAATGTCTACGGTGCTCAGCATTGGATCACCGGCTTGAGCTACGGCCTTCTTGCGCTCGGTTTTGTCGTCGGCGCGCCGGTGTGGGCGCGGCTCTTCGAGAGGCGTGCACCGTCTTTTGTGCTTGGATGCAGCGTGTTGATCGCGGCCGGCTGTCTCGTGATTACGGGCCTTGCCGGCGCGACCCGCGTCATAAGCCTTTTCGCGGCGCTTTATTTCGCCTGGGGCGCGCTCCTTGGAGGGACAACGCCGGTTCTCCTGGCGCTCGTTTCGGCAGGCAGCCGAAGCGATCGACAAGGGTCGGTCCTCGGGCTTGCGCAAACCTGCCAGCAGGGTGCTTCGGTGGCGGGGATCATTGCCGGCGTTGTCGCCACGCAACGCTTCGGGCTCGAACTGGCATTCCCGGTGGTTGCAAGCCTTTACGGCCTATCACTTCTTGTGGCGCTCGGCCTATGGCTCAAATCGCGCCAATCATTCGACAAAGGAGAATTATCGTGA
- a CDS encoding ABC transporter substrate-binding protein has protein sequence MLRAAIAFLAILIPAVAFAGEQASTDRQAPITVTDIAGREVTVNAPVKRMLLGEGRQLYLVASLEPEDPLARVVAWRNDLIEADPATYAQYLGAFPKLAKLQAFPGQENGLIDIESTIVLKPDVVLLNLEAMRANEDAKYIEKLAELKIPVLYIDFRHYPLKNTEPTIRLLGKIMGREARAEEIIAFRHEAMARVTDVIAQAKPERPRVFIERIGGYADDCCLTFGAENFGKYAELAGGHNIGSDILPSTFGQLNPEQVIAANPEHVVVTSADWEAYVPGGHWIPLGPGADPNVTRQKLEWYTSRSAYTDIAAQKARNFHGIWHQFYNSPYEFVAVQQLAKWFHPDLFADLDPDATFAEYHRRFLPIPYRPGYAISLAGSAE, from the coding sequence GTGCTGCGTGCCGCGATCGCCTTCCTGGCCATACTGATTCCGGCGGTGGCGTTCGCCGGAGAGCAGGCGTCGACGGACAGGCAGGCACCGATCACCGTCACCGACATCGCCGGCCGCGAGGTGACGGTGAATGCGCCGGTCAAGCGCATGCTGCTCGGAGAGGGGCGGCAGCTCTATCTCGTCGCCTCTTTGGAACCGGAAGACCCGCTGGCGCGCGTCGTCGCATGGCGCAACGATCTGATAGAGGCCGATCCGGCGACCTACGCGCAATACCTCGGAGCCTTTCCCAAGCTGGCGAAGCTCCAGGCCTTTCCGGGCCAGGAGAATGGCTTGATCGACATAGAGTCGACCATCGTCCTGAAGCCCGATGTGGTCCTGCTCAATCTCGAGGCCATGCGCGCCAACGAGGACGCTAAATATATTGAAAAGCTGGCCGAGCTGAAGATTCCGGTTCTCTACATCGACTTCCGCCATTATCCGCTGAAGAACACCGAACCGACCATTCGCCTCCTCGGCAAGATCATGGGGCGCGAGGCACGCGCGGAAGAAATCATCGCGTTCCGCCACGAGGCGATGGCCCGCGTCACCGACGTCATCGCCCAGGCGAAGCCGGAGCGCCCCAGGGTCTTCATCGAACGGATTGGCGGCTATGCCGATGATTGCTGCCTTACTTTCGGCGCCGAGAACTTCGGCAAATATGCCGAGCTCGCCGGCGGACACAATATCGGCAGCGACATTCTTCCCTCGACCTTCGGACAGCTCAATCCCGAGCAAGTGATTGCAGCCAATCCCGAACATGTCGTCGTCACCAGCGCCGACTGGGAGGCCTATGTGCCCGGCGGGCACTGGATCCCGCTCGGCCCCGGCGCCGACCCGAACGTGACGCGCCAGAAGCTCGAATGGTACACCAGCCGCAGCGCCTATACCGACATCGCAGCGCAGAAGGCTCGGAACTTCCACGGCATCTGGCATCAGTTCTACAACAGCCCCTACGAGTTCGTCGCCGTCCAGCAACTGGCGAAATGGTTCCATCCGGACCTCTTCGCCGATCTTGATCCGGACGCGACATTTGCGGAGTATCACCGCCGCTTCCTGCCCATTCCCTATCGGCCGGGCTATGCCATCAGCCTTGCTGGCAGCGCGGAGTGA